In Planctomycetota bacterium, a genomic segment contains:
- a CDS encoding Nramp family divalent metal transporter, producing the protein MVKQPQGLRTLLVLVGPGVLVAATGVGAGDLGGAAFAGSQIGLAVLWAVLVGAGVKFVLNEQLARWQLATGTTILEGACTRLGPVVWAVFGAYLLFWSPFVAVTLMKACMVTLSSMQPIEHAWLYGVGCSALGLVMVLLGGFALFQRVMATCIAVMFVVVVTSAIATRPDPLVVLAGFVPRPPADARALEWTIALVGGVGGTLTIICYAYWMRETGRRGPESLRLCRLDLLVGYGMTAIFGVAMVVLAAGVAGGDIDFGGSAVIPIIAAFIGGELGGAFRWAFLIGAFGAVFSSLLGVWQAVPYVFADWWGMRPGRTARGASTRSWAYRGYLLAIAVLPCGLLFVDYRAAQKWYGIVGAGFIPLLAIALVLLNNRTAWIGEALRNRLASNIALVIAIAISLTAAGWSIAGRL; encoded by the coding sequence ATGGTGAAGCAACCGCAGGGCCTGCGAACGCTGCTGGTGCTGGTGGGTCCCGGCGTGCTGGTGGCCGCCACTGGCGTCGGCGCGGGCGATCTGGGCGGGGCGGCGTTCGCCGGCAGCCAGATCGGCCTGGCCGTGCTCTGGGCGGTGCTCGTCGGCGCGGGCGTGAAGTTCGTGCTCAACGAGCAACTCGCCCGCTGGCAGCTCGCCACGGGCACCACCATCCTCGAGGGCGCCTGCACGCGGCTCGGACCGGTCGTGTGGGCGGTCTTCGGCGCGTACCTGCTGTTCTGGTCGCCCTTCGTGGCCGTCACGCTGATGAAAGCCTGCATGGTGACGCTCTCGAGCATGCAGCCGATCGAGCACGCGTGGCTCTACGGCGTGGGCTGCAGCGCGCTCGGCTTGGTCATGGTGCTGCTCGGGGGTTTTGCGCTCTTCCAGCGGGTCATGGCGACGTGCATCGCGGTGATGTTCGTCGTGGTCGTTACGAGTGCGATCGCGACGCGGCCCGATCCGCTCGTCGTGCTAGCGGGCTTCGTGCCCCGGCCGCCCGCCGATGCCAGGGCGCTGGAGTGGACGATCGCGCTCGTTGGCGGCGTGGGCGGCACGCTCACCATCATCTGCTACGCCTACTGGATGCGGGAGACCGGCCGCCGCGGCCCCGAGTCGCTCCGGCTGTGCCGGCTGGATCTGCTCGTGGGCTACGGCATGACCGCCATCTTCGGCGTCGCGATGGTCGTGCTGGCGGCGGGCGTCGCGGGCGGCGACATCGACTTCGGCGGCAGCGCGGTCATCCCGATCATCGCGGCCTTCATCGGCGGCGAGCTCGGCGGGGCCTTCCGCTGGGCTTTCCTCATCGGGGCGTTCGGCGCCGTCTTCAGCAGCCTGCTGGGAGTATGGCAGGCGGTGCCCTACGTCTTCGCCGACTGGTGGGGCATGCGGCCCGGCCGCACGGCCCGCGGCGCCTCGACCAGGTCCTGGGCCTACCGGGGCTACCTGCTGGCGATCGCCGTGCTGCCCTGCGGCCTGCTCTTCGTCGACTACCGGGCGGCCCAGAAGTGGTACGGCATCGTCGGCGCGGGCTTCATCCCGCTGCTGGCGATCGCGCTCGTGCTGCTCAACAACCGAACCGCCTGGATCGGCGAGGCGCTCCGGAACCGGCTGGCCTCCAACATCGCGCTGGTCATCGCCATCGCGATCTCGCTCACGGCGGCGGGCTGGTCGATCGCGGGCCGGCTGTGA
- the purF gene encoding amidophosphoribosyltransferase, with protein sequence MPKSPARVALPQLPAAVDPGCGGWPDAGEKKEKCAVFGVWGTTDPVGHAYTALYAQQHRGQESAGIAGTSGRTITGHTGMGLVAEVFDELTLVRLRAADPVATIGHNRYSTTGESSDLNAQPLVQTMPRGQIALAHNGNLVNARAMRRRFGEQGHLFRTTSDTEVIIHLLAGPEQQAAPDPVAATLRRLQGAFSLLMLFEDRLEAARDPWGFRPLALGTMPDGSPVVASETVAFDVLGATFEREVEPGEIVTLGFDGVSSRRFAPAAERTAMCVFEHVYFASPASTVFGQNVQTFREDLGATLWAEDDLLRDDPPDYVMPMPDSGRSAANGYARASGVPYREGIVPNRYVGRTFIKPTQGERETAVRLKLNVIGEIVRGKRVVVVDDSIVRGTTTRLKMRQIYDAGAAEIHLRISCPPIRHPCYFGVDFARKNELVANGRDPEQIRQFLGVDSLRFLSLDGMLGCAAHGPDRYCTACWSGEYRIDVHHPTTEQFIDPDQGRMFANGRGEPAPAENPAARP encoded by the coding sequence ATGCCAAAGAGTCCCGCCCGTGTCGCCCTACCCCAGCTGCCCGCGGCCGTTGATCCCGGTTGCGGCGGCTGGCCCGATGCCGGCGAGAAGAAGGAGAAGTGCGCCGTCTTCGGCGTCTGGGGCACCACGGACCCCGTCGGCCACGCGTACACCGCCCTGTACGCCCAGCAGCACCGCGGCCAGGAGTCGGCGGGCATCGCGGGCACGTCGGGGCGGACCATCACGGGCCACACCGGCATGGGGCTGGTGGCCGAGGTCTTCGATGAGCTGACGCTCGTCCGGCTCAGGGCCGCCGACCCCGTCGCCACCATCGGCCACAACCGCTATAGCACCACGGGCGAGAGCAGCGACCTGAACGCCCAGCCGCTGGTGCAGACCATGCCGCGGGGCCAGATTGCGCTGGCGCACAACGGCAACCTCGTCAACGCGCGGGCGATGCGGCGGCGATTCGGCGAGCAGGGGCACCTGTTCCGGACGACCAGCGACACCGAGGTCATCATCCACCTTCTGGCCGGCCCCGAGCAGCAGGCCGCGCCAGACCCCGTCGCCGCCACGCTCCGCCGGCTGCAGGGCGCCTTTTCCCTGCTGATGTTGTTCGAGGACCGCCTCGAGGCCGCGCGGGACCCCTGGGGCTTCCGCCCGCTGGCGCTGGGCACGATGCCCGACGGTTCGCCCGTGGTTGCGAGCGAGACGGTGGCCTTCGACGTGCTCGGCGCGACCTTCGAGCGGGAGGTCGAGCCCGGCGAGATCGTGACGCTGGGCTTCGATGGCGTCTCCAGCCGCCGGTTCGCGCCCGCGGCCGAGCGAACGGCGATGTGCGTCTTCGAGCACGTGTACTTCGCCAGCCCGGCGAGCACGGTCTTCGGCCAGAACGTGCAGACGTTCCGCGAGGACCTGGGCGCGACGCTCTGGGCCGAGGACGACCTGCTCCGCGACGATCCACCCGACTACGTCATGCCGATGCCCGATTCGGGGCGGTCGGCCGCCAACGGCTACGCGCGGGCCAGCGGCGTGCCCTACCGCGAGGGCATCGTGCCCAACCGCTACGTGGGCCGTACGTTCATCAAGCCCACGCAGGGCGAGCGGGAGACCGCCGTCCGCCTCAAGCTGAACGTCATCGGCGAGATCGTCCGCGGCAAGCGTGTGGTCGTCGTGGACGACTCGATCGTCCGCGGCACGACGACGCGGCTGAAGATGCGGCAGATCTACGACGCCGGCGCCGCCGAGATCCACCTCCGCATCAGCTGCCCGCCCATCCGCCACCCGTGCTACTTCGGCGTGGACTTCGCCCGCAAGAACGAGCTGGTCGCCAACGGCCGGGACCCCGAGCAGATCCGCCAGTTCCTGGGCGTGGATAGCCTGCGTTTCCTCTCACTGGATGGCATGCTCGGGTGCGCCGCGCACGGACCGGATCGCTACTGCACGGCGTGCTGGAGCGGCGAGTACCGCATCGACGTGCATCACCCGACCACCGAGCAGTTCATCGATCCCGACCAGGGCCGCATGTTCGCCAACGGCCGCGGCGAGCCGGCGCCCGCCGAGAACCCCGCCGCGAGGCCCTGA
- the rpsD gene encoding 30S ribosomal protein S4, with the protein MANYTGPKVRLSRRVGVPIEAVDKHASNERVRQPPGIHGGRGRRPRDYGIRLTEKQKLRFHYNVGEKQFRRFVKEAKRLPGNSGDMLLVLLERRLDNVIRRMGIARTIWAARQMVAHGHVLVDGRKTDRPSFMVKPGMEISIKEKTHKLCRENMESLPGHEVPEWISLNPGELKAKIVSVPRAEEIPFRVNTNLVIEFYRF; encoded by the coding sequence ATGGCTAACTACACCGGACCCAAGGTCCGCCTCAGCCGCCGCGTCGGCGTGCCCATCGAGGCCGTCGACAAGCACGCCAGCAACGAGCGGGTCCGCCAGCCGCCGGGCATCCATGGCGGCCGCGGCCGCCGGCCTCGGGACTACGGCATCCGCCTGACCGAGAAGCAGAAGCTCCGCTTCCACTACAACGTGGGCGAGAAGCAGTTCCGCCGCTTCGTCAAGGAGGCCAAGCGACTGCCCGGCAACTCGGGCGACATGCTGCTCGTGCTCCTCGAGCGTCGGCTGGACAACGTCATTCGCCGCATGGGCATCGCCCGCACCATCTGGGCGGCGCGGCAGATGGTGGCCCACGGCCACGTGCTGGTCGACGGCCGCAAGACCGATCGCCCCAGCTTCATGGTCAAGCCGGGCATGGAGATCTCCATCAAGGAGAAGACCCACAAGCTCTGCCGCGAGAACATGGAGAGCCTGCCGGGCCACGAGGTGCCCGAGTGGATCAGCCTCAACCCCGGCGAGCTGAAGGCAAAGATCGTCTCCGTCCCGCGGGCCGAGGAGATCCCCTTCCGCGTGAACACCAACCTCGTCATCGAGTTCTACCGCTTCTGA
- a CDS encoding phosphatase PAP2 family protein, whose amino-acid sequence MRNASMGPSGLQRAWDYNRGVPAWLRPAAIGFDALMTGVFRSWVWTGLPSRRQWARPLLVGVLVGLLLLPLDGMLIELARWIDRERIVGGDVRRVLVTLGEYGQGVWLVLVAIAVWCLHPAGRRRLADLALAVPVLLVLVNAGKMLIGRPRPRDGMADLYGSIDFLGPLGQHPFAAAAHEDAVGVRHAWQILPPADLSDIHSMPSSHTAFAFLLSAFLACAYPAIARLAFVLAVIVAVSRVIERAHWPSDTALGAALGLAVGLVFVRRELGQRLVDAVRRWLGYAPVFRPQASTAA is encoded by the coding sequence GTGAGGAACGCGAGCATGGGGCCCAGCGGGCTGCAACGGGCGTGGGACTATAACCGGGGGGTTCCGGCGTGGCTGCGGCCCGCGGCGATCGGCTTCGACGCGCTGATGACCGGCGTCTTCCGGTCGTGGGTCTGGACGGGCCTGCCGTCGCGGCGGCAGTGGGCGCGGCCGCTGCTCGTGGGCGTGCTCGTCGGCCTGCTGCTGCTGCCGCTCGACGGCATGCTGATCGAGCTGGCGCGATGGATCGACCGCGAGCGCATCGTCGGCGGCGACGTCCGCCGCGTGCTGGTGACCCTCGGCGAGTATGGCCAGGGCGTGTGGCTGGTGCTGGTCGCCATCGCGGTCTGGTGCCTGCACCCCGCCGGGCGGCGACGACTGGCGGACCTTGCGCTGGCCGTCCCCGTGCTGCTGGTGCTGGTCAACGCCGGCAAGATGCTCATCGGCCGGCCCCGCCCCCGCGACGGCATGGCCGACCTCTATGGCTCGATCGACTTCCTCGGCCCGCTGGGGCAGCACCCCTTCGCGGCGGCGGCCCACGAGGATGCCGTCGGCGTGCGGCACGCCTGGCAGATCCTGCCCCCGGCGGACCTGAGCGACATCCACTCCATGCCGTCGAGCCACACGGCCTTCGCCTTCCTGCTGTCGGCCTTCTTGGCGTGCGCGTACCCGGCGATCGCGAGGCTGGCCTTCGTGCTGGCCGTGATCGTTGCCGTGTCGCGGGTCATCGAGCGGGCGCACTGGCCGAGCGATACCGCACTGGGGGCGGCCCTCGGGCTGGCGGTCGGGCTGGTCTTCGTGCGTCGAGAGCTCGGCCAGCGGCTTGTCGACGCCGTGCGGCGGTGGCTGGGCTACGCACCGGTCTTCCGGCCCCAGGCGTCAACGGCCGCGTAG
- a CDS encoding heme-binding protein has translation MARILDTIRRRKLATIALVAAAAAIFPITGVGCSVIGMGGWEERAYTAVVEDGRFEIRDYEPAILATATSDGTFGSASGEAFGELGGYIFGKNAEEASIAMTVPVQRVPVGAPRIEVLDGDANATTAADEAWEMGFYMPREWSMASLPEPTSDAVTIREIPGETMAVYRYSGVQRGSDLEKYAGDLLDWIDANGYLPAGEAELAAFDPPWTLWFLRRNEVQVPVRKVGQ, from the coding sequence ATGGCACGCATCCTGGACACCATCCGCCGACGCAAGCTCGCCACCATCGCCCTCGTGGCCGCGGCCGCGGCCATATTTCCGATCACCGGCGTGGGATGCTCGGTGATCGGCATGGGCGGCTGGGAGGAGCGGGCCTATACGGCCGTCGTGGAGGACGGCCGCTTCGAGATCCGCGACTACGAGCCGGCCATCCTTGCCACCGCCACCAGCGACGGCACGTTCGGGAGCGCGAGCGGCGAGGCCTTCGGCGAGCTCGGCGGCTACATCTTCGGCAAGAACGCCGAGGAGGCATCCATCGCGATGACCGTGCCGGTGCAGCGGGTGCCGGTGGGCGCGCCCCGCATCGAGGTGCTGGACGGTGATGCCAACGCGACGACCGCCGCGGACGAGGCCTGGGAGATGGGCTTCTACATGCCCCGTGAGTGGTCGATGGCATCGCTGCCCGAGCCGACGTCCGATGCGGTCACGATCCGCGAGATTCCCGGCGAGACGATGGCGGTGTACCGATACTCGGGCGTGCAGCGCGGGAGCGACCTCGAGAAGTACGCCGGCGACCTGCTGGACTGGATCGACGCGAACGGCTACCTGCCCGCGGGCGAGGCGGAACTGGCGGCCTTCGATCCCCCCTGGACGCTGTGGTTCCTGCGGCGGAACGAGGTGCAGGTGCCGGTGCGGAAGGTCGGCCAGTAG
- a CDS encoding glycosyltransferase family 39 protein, with amino-acid sequence MLAFLTAPSGAQSDRPAAWRGAKWYGRTGGGLALVALCLAAFLPGFFRLPTIDRDEARFAQASRQMLEAVLLTPAERDPALHAGGLVVPMVQDTPRLNKPPLIYWAQAASAAVLTGFEPMRDAIWMYRVPSLLAAVGTVLLTWRLGCRMFGPRVGILAAGMLAACPIFVWEARQARADHLLVCVTTLAMLLLWTTLRTRSRGWAAAFWLAVGLGVLTKGPITPMVALLAVAALALAGRTWRPLSGIRPIWGVFLAVLVVAPWVLAVATHVGFGEYVAIIHDETLGRSVSAKEGHSGPPGYHLLLVLALLWPGTLLLGYGVVRPWLRAKRAAKGPGWLSRTAATLRALVYDRPAEAFLLAWIVPSWIVFELVSTKLPHYTMPLYPALALLAARAMPPVVRGSAAIVRRGWFRALAWLWALFGVGVIVAAGGIGIALAAHDDRVAAASAAAAILAIAFAVPGVSMLLAIRRRRYLAAQVAAVAGAVMAWWAMIGVGLPGASVVDLSPRIAAALRAADETAAVGLVGYHEDSLIFATRGRAQRLADDQWRTWAASNPGALLVVQHDRLAAPPEGYPTERGFNYSRGKPVAVSIVPARDADRLR; translated from the coding sequence ATGCTCGCGTTCCTCACCGCACCATCCGGCGCCCAGAGTGATCGTCCCGCGGCCTGGCGGGGAGCGAAATGGTACGGCCGCACCGGGGGCGGGCTCGCGCTCGTCGCGTTGTGCCTCGCCGCCTTCCTCCCGGGCTTCTTCCGCCTGCCGACCATCGACCGCGACGAGGCCCGCTTCGCGCAGGCCAGCCGGCAGATGCTCGAGGCCGTCCTGCTGACACCCGCCGAGCGCGATCCGGCCCTGCACGCCGGCGGCCTCGTCGTGCCCATGGTGCAGGACACGCCGCGGCTCAACAAGCCGCCGCTCATCTACTGGGCGCAGGCGGCGTCGGCGGCGGTGCTCACCGGCTTCGAGCCGATGCGCGATGCCATCTGGATGTACCGTGTGCCGTCGCTGCTCGCCGCCGTTGGCACCGTGCTGCTCACCTGGCGGCTGGGCTGCCGCATGTTCGGCCCGCGCGTCGGGATCCTGGCGGCCGGCATGCTCGCGGCGTGCCCAATCTTCGTCTGGGAAGCGCGGCAGGCCCGGGCCGACCACCTGCTCGTCTGCGTCACGACCCTCGCGATGCTGCTGCTGTGGACGACCCTCCGCACGCGATCCCGCGGATGGGCGGCGGCATTCTGGCTTGCCGTCGGCCTGGGCGTGCTCACCAAGGGGCCGATCACGCCCATGGTTGCGCTGCTGGCGGTCGCGGCGCTCGCGCTCGCCGGCCGGACGTGGCGACCCCTGAGCGGCATCCGTCCCATCTGGGGCGTCTTCCTCGCCGTGCTCGTAGTAGCGCCCTGGGTGCTCGCCGTCGCCACCCACGTGGGCTTCGGCGAGTACGTAGCCATCATCCACGACGAGACGCTGGGCCGCAGCGTGTCCGCGAAGGAGGGCCACTCGGGCCCACCCGGCTACCACCTGCTGCTCGTGCTCGCACTGCTCTGGCCCGGCACGCTGCTGCTGGGATACGGCGTGGTGCGGCCGTGGCTTCGTGCGAAGCGAGCGGCGAAGGGCCCTGGCTGGTTGTCTCGCACCGCCGCGACGCTGCGCGCCCTCGTGTACGACCGGCCGGCCGAGGCGTTCCTGCTCGCCTGGATCGTGCCGTCCTGGATCGTGTTCGAGCTGGTCAGCACCAAGCTGCCGCACTACACGATGCCGCTGTACCCGGCGCTCGCGCTGCTGGCGGCGCGGGCCATGCCTCCGGTCGTGCGCGGCTCGGCGGCGATCGTCCGGCGCGGGTGGTTCCGTGCGCTCGCGTGGCTCTGGGCACTCTTCGGCGTCGGCGTGATCGTCGCCGCGGGCGGGATCGGCATCGCCCTCGCGGCGCACGACGATCGCGTCGCCGCCGCCTCGGCCGCCGCGGCCATCCTCGCGATCGCCTTCGCGGTGCCGGGCGTCTCGATGCTGCTGGCGATCCGCCGCCGCCGGTACCTCGCAGCCCAGGTCGCCGCGGTCGCCGGGGCGGTCATGGCCTGGTGGGCGATGATCGGCGTGGGGCTGCCCGGCGCGTCCGTCGTCGATCTGTCGCCCCGCATCGCCGCCGCCCTGCGCGCCGCCGACGAGACCGCCGCCGTCGGCCTGGTCGGCTACCACGAGGACAGCCTCATCTTCGCGACCCGCGGCCGGGCGCAGCGACTCGCCGACGATCAGTGGCGGACGTGGGCCGCATCCAATCCCGGTGCGCTCCTGGTGGTGCAGCACGACCGCCTGGCCGCGCCGCCCGAGGGCTACCCGACCGAGCGGGGCTTCAACTACTCCCGGGGCAAGCCCGTGGCGGTGTCCATCGTGCCCGCTCGCGACGCGGATCGGCTGCGATGA
- a CDS encoding MqnA/MqnD/SBP family protein, producing MARPIELTLAHSPDADDMAMWWPLTGMRDPEGELVEPPAIETGRFAFRPMAEDVEALNASAGDAELDITAISAAAWPALADRYAITDCGASFGEGYGPKVVVPADAPVRTIEQLRKTRAIIVPGLRTTAALVLRLLLGEARERVSLEARPFQQVAPAVLAGAADGGVLIHEAQLAFEGMGLRMVVDLGAWWHDQTGAPLPLGLNVIRRGLEAEHGGGTLAEVSRLLSASVTHARAHPDATRRYLLMHADARPEWRDAALLNRYLAMYVSDLTASMGGAGRDALALLYREAAAADLFRGVVDRLPTVDVA from the coding sequence ATGGCCCGGCCGATCGAACTCACGCTCGCGCACTCGCCCGATGCCGACGACATGGCGATGTGGTGGCCGCTGACGGGCATGCGTGATCCCGAGGGCGAGCTGGTCGAGCCGCCCGCGATCGAGACCGGCCGCTTCGCGTTTCGCCCGATGGCCGAGGACGTCGAGGCCCTCAACGCGAGCGCGGGCGACGCCGAACTGGACATCACCGCCATCTCGGCGGCGGCGTGGCCCGCGCTGGCCGACCGCTACGCCATCACCGATTGCGGCGCGTCTTTCGGCGAGGGGTACGGACCGAAGGTGGTGGTGCCCGCCGACGCGCCGGTGCGGACGATCGAGCAGCTCCGCAAAACGCGGGCGATCATCGTGCCCGGGCTGCGGACCACCGCGGCCCTGGTGCTCCGCCTGCTGCTGGGCGAGGCACGCGAGCGGGTGTCCCTGGAGGCCCGACCCTTCCAGCAGGTCGCGCCGGCGGTGCTGGCCGGCGCGGCCGATGGGGGCGTGCTGATCCACGAGGCGCAGCTGGCCTTCGAGGGCATGGGCCTGCGGATGGTGGTTGACCTAGGCGCGTGGTGGCACGATCAGACCGGTGCGCCGCTGCCGCTGGGGCTCAACGTCATCCGCCGGGGCCTAGAGGCCGAGCACGGCGGTGGCACGCTCGCGGAGGTCAGCCGGCTGCTGAGCGCCTCGGTCACGCACGCGCGGGCGCACCCCGACGCCACGCGCCGCTACCTGCTCATGCACGCCGACGCGCGGCCCGAGTGGCGTGACGCGGCCCTGCTCAACCGCTACCTGGCGATGTACGTCAGCGATCTCACCGCGAGCATGGGCGGCGCGGGCCGCGATGCCCTCGCGCTGCTCTACCGCGAGGCCGCCGCCGCCGATCTGTTCCGCGGCGTGGTCGATCGCCTGCCCACGGTCGACGTCGCCTAG
- a CDS encoding hybrid sensor histidine kinase/response regulator: protein MRILALEDNPSDLHLLKRALRDQLGPEHEVLHAERLAAAIEQISAAPADVVLADLDLPDSHGIETIRAVKEAAPDAAVIALTGSDPGVLAYRALELGAQDYIAKADVLTPLLGRAIRYALHRQGVQNQLDEAHRRIELANAEMQEFTYAASHDLKSPLLTIQGYCELLHAACEARDRDSIHDALAVIQRTCRNATAMIDDLLILSRVGRSEWHPEPVDLSELVHEMRVSLQPRAAQRGVAIVADEDLPAVETDRASLRRVLENLMTNALKYGCPQAGSTLRIGATQRGDRVEIFVQDNGPGIPEADRERAFKVFQRLSDEPGGTGVGLCVCRRIVERASGEIWIDDTPGGGATFRFTMPAAIGDARREAADPAATAA from the coding sequence ATGCGGATCCTGGCCCTCGAGGACAATCCGAGCGATCTGCACCTGCTGAAACGCGCCCTGCGGGACCAGCTGGGTCCCGAGCACGAGGTGCTGCACGCCGAGCGTCTCGCCGCCGCCATCGAGCAGATCTCGGCGGCGCCCGCCGACGTGGTCCTGGCTGATCTCGATCTGCCCGACAGCCACGGCATCGAGACCATTCGCGCCGTCAAGGAGGCCGCCCCCGACGCCGCGGTCATTGCGCTCACGGGCAGCGATCCCGGCGTCCTCGCCTACCGCGCGCTCGAGCTCGGGGCGCAGGACTACATTGCCAAGGCAGACGTACTCACGCCGCTGCTCGGCCGCGCGATCCGCTACGCGCTGCACCGCCAGGGCGTGCAGAACCAGCTCGATGAGGCCCACCGCCGCATCGAGCTGGCCAACGCCGAGATGCAGGAGTTCACCTACGCGGCGTCGCACGACCTCAAGTCGCCGCTGCTGACCATCCAGGGCTATTGCGAGTTGCTCCACGCTGCGTGCGAGGCCCGCGATCGCGACTCGATCCACGACGCGCTGGCGGTCATCCAGCGGACCTGCCGCAACGCGACCGCCATGATCGACGATCTGCTGATCCTCTCGCGCGTCGGCCGCAGCGAATGGCATCCCGAGCCGGTCGACCTTTCGGAGCTCGTGCACGAGATGCGGGTCTCGCTGCAGCCCCGGGCCGCGCAGCGGGGCGTGGCCATCGTCGCCGACGAGGACCTGCCCGCGGTCGAGACCGATCGCGCCAGCCTGCGCCGCGTGCTCGAGAACCTCATGACCAACGCCCTCAAGTACGGCTGCCCACAAGCCGGCTCGACGCTGCGCATCGGCGCCACCCAGCGCGGCGACCGCGTCGAGATCTTCGTGCAGGACAACGGCCCGGGCATCCCCGAGGCCGACCGCGAGCGGGCGTTCAAGGTCTTCCAGCGGCTCAGCGACGAGCCGGGCGGCACCGGCGTCGGCCTGTGCGTCTGCCGGCGGATCGTCGAGCGGGCCTCGGGCGAGATCTGGATCGACGACACGCCCGGAGGCGGAGCGACCTTCCGCTTCACCATGCCCGCTGCCATCGGCGACGCTCGCCGGGAGGCGGCCGACCCCGCAGCGACCGCGGCGTAG
- the truB gene encoding tRNA pseudouridine(55) synthase TruB: protein MTEPAPPISGLLVIDKPIGPSSMKACAIVRAKLRRGGAPKRVKVGHGGTLDPLASGVLVVLCGRATKLCDRVMAGEKRYVAKVDLSAFSDTDDREGARRPVRVAGPPTDDAIRAALRGFVGEIDQVPPAYSAIKVGGRRAYALARAGAPPDLAPRRVEIHAIAALGYAWPMLTLGVRCGKGVYIRSLARDVGHALGTGGMLAGLRRTAVGRFAIEDATTIDELPESLTQSDLEPPEA, encoded by the coding sequence ATGACCGAGCCCGCGCCCCCCATCAGCGGCCTGCTGGTGATCGACAAGCCCATCGGCCCCAGCTCGATGAAGGCGTGCGCCATCGTCCGCGCGAAGCTGCGGCGCGGCGGCGCGCCCAAGCGGGTCAAGGTCGGCCACGGCGGCACGCTCGACCCGCTCGCCAGCGGGGTGCTCGTCGTGCTGTGCGGTCGCGCCACCAAGCTCTGCGACCGCGTCATGGCCGGCGAGAAGCGGTACGTGGCCAAGGTCGACCTGTCGGCGTTCTCCGACACCGACGACCGCGAGGGCGCACGCCGGCCCGTCCGCGTCGCCGGGCCGCCGACCGACGACGCGATCCGCGCCGCGCTCCGTGGCTTTGTCGGCGAGATCGACCAGGTGCCGCCGGCCTACAGCGCCATCAAGGTCGGCGGCCGCCGTGCGTACGCGCTGGCTCGCGCCGGCGCGCCGCCGGATCTGGCCCCGCGCCGCGTCGAGATCCACGCGATCGCCGCGCTCGGGTACGCGTGGCCGATGCTGACGCTCGGAGTTCGGTGCGGCAAGGGCGTCTACATCCGCAGCCTGGCGCGGGACGTGGGCCATGCGCTCGGGACGGGCGGCATGCTCGCGGGGCTGCGGCGGACGGCGGTGGGGCGGTTCGCGATCGAGGACGCGACCACGATCGATGAGTTGCCGGAGTCGCTCACCCAGTCCGATCTCGAACCGCCGGAGGCCTGA